From a single Lentimicrobiaceae bacterium genomic region:
- a CDS encoding non-canonical purine NTP diphosphatase, translating into MKSIVFATNNQHKTEEIQAILGNDFNIITLKEIGCTEEIPETSLTIEGNASQKSRYVSEKYLVDCFADDTGLEVEALNGQPGVNSARYAGPGHDFEANVTKLLTELNGQLNRKARFKTVISLVMKEKEVLFEGIISGIIIHERRGEGGFGYDPVFVPDGYNQTFAEMPASVKNAISHRALATKKLIDYLKEHYTE; encoded by the coding sequence ATGAAATCAATCGTATTTGCAACCAATAATCAACATAAAACTGAAGAGATTCAGGCCATTCTCGGAAATGATTTTAACATCATCACACTCAAGGAAATCGGCTGTACCGAAGAAATCCCGGAAACCAGCCTGACCATCGAGGGCAATGCCTCACAAAAATCGAGGTATGTATCAGAGAAATACCTTGTTGATTGTTTTGCAGATGATACCGGTCTGGAAGTAGAGGCGCTGAATGGACAACCTGGCGTAAATTCTGCCCGCTATGCCGGTCCGGGCCACGATTTTGAGGCCAATGTTACCAAACTGCTGACTGAACTCAACGGACAACTCAACAGAAAAGCAAGGTTTAAGACTGTTATTTCATTAGTTATGAAGGAAAAAGAAGTTTTATTCGAGGGCATTATCTCCGGAATTATCATACATGAGCGCCGGGGCGAAGGCGGCTTTGGATATGATCCTGTATTTGTTCCTGACGGATACAACCAAACCTTTGCTGAAATGCCTGCAAGTGTAAAAAATGCCATCAGCCACCGGGCACTGGCCACAAAAAAACTGATTGATTACCTGAAAGAACACTATACTGAATAA
- a CDS encoding WD40 repeat domain-containing protein, with protein MRNYLPKTISGLILIACISSGMVADGQTINAEYEKFHASDDLYIQSGMAMSPDMQFMAIAGTQSFPLSVFDISNRKVIKQFDVGNWYAGSRVSWSAAGRYLLLQQLFYLDFAKNKDREVNFEIVDAQSGQRVLRLEKYHDVKISPDEKYAVALNGNALEFWNLGSRQKDRTMNIPGNATNSLAMSPDGQYIAVSERPGDDFLNSDPQFRKNKKGRKFTQKYKQVVTVYRAAGFSKVTTINEYYDNIYRLEWSSDGRFIFCLNIPHTKATTAVSGRQNFISVIDGATLEPTRTVFPSNSNFEPDFRMSHNGRLMGVVSWGKFPELRVHDFETGVVLHRFEMGSRLMEGIRKLEFPSDGRVFIEFMPGDKSILATFGNQLLLWNIPQDEQQ; from the coding sequence ATGAGAAATTATCTGCCAAAAACAATTTCAGGTTTGATTCTGATAGCCTGTATTTCTTCAGGGATGGTGGCCGACGGACAGACTATTAATGCCGAATATGAAAAGTTTCATGCTTCCGATGATCTGTATATTCAATCGGGAATGGCGATGTCGCCCGATATGCAATTTATGGCTATAGCCGGCACTCAGAGCTTTCCACTTTCTGTTTTTGATATCAGTAACCGAAAGGTAATCAAGCAATTTGATGTTGGTAACTGGTATGCCGGCTCGCGGGTTAGCTGGTCGGCCGCAGGCCGGTATTTGTTGCTTCAGCAGCTTTTTTATCTCGATTTTGCCAAAAACAAAGACAGGGAAGTCAATTTTGAGATTGTGGATGCGCAATCCGGCCAGCGTGTGTTGCGTCTTGAAAAATACCATGATGTAAAGATTTCGCCAGATGAAAAGTATGCCGTTGCTTTGAATGGTAATGCTTTGGAATTTTGGAATTTGGGGAGCAGGCAAAAAGATCGGACAATGAACATTCCCGGCAACGCAACCAATAGCCTTGCCATGAGTCCTGACGGACAATATATCGCAGTTTCAGAAAGGCCGGGCGATGATTTTCTAAACAGTGATCCGCAATTCAGAAAGAACAAGAAAGGCCGCAAATTCACTCAAAAATACAAGCAGGTGGTAACAGTTTACAGGGCTGCCGGTTTTTCGAAAGTGACGACAATCAATGAATATTATGATAATATATACCGGCTCGAATGGTCATCCGATGGCAGGTTTATTTTTTGCCTCAATATACCGCATACAAAAGCCACAACAGCCGTGTCGGGACGACAGAATTTTATCAGCGTAATTGATGGAGCAACTCTGGAACCTACGCGCACAGTTTTTCCTTCCAATTCAAATTTTGAACCTGATTTTCGTATGAGTCACAACGGGCGGTTAATGGGCGTAGTGAGCTGGGGAAAGTTTCCTGAATTAAGAGTGCACGACTTTGAAACGGGTGTGGTTTTGCATCGGTTTGAAATGGGCTCCCGCTTGATGGAAGGTATCCGCAAACTCGAATTTCCATCTGATGGCAGAGTATTTATTGAATTTATGCCCGGTGACAAATCGATTCTGGCCACGTTTGGCAATCAGTTGCTGCTGTGGAATATTCCTCAGGACGAACAGCAATGA
- the rlmH gene encoding 23S rRNA (pseudouridine(1915)-N(3))-methyltransferase RlmH: MKITLLVIGKTDEEYLNKGISIYTSRLSHYIKFGMVEILPPRNFRQLNPQQLKEAEGKLLLRYFEDSDHVILLDEQGKLPTSVEFSGILQKHMNAGVRHLMFVVGGAFGFSDEVYQAAKSKLSLSPMTFSHQMVRLFFTEQLYRAFTILRNEPYHNN; encoded by the coding sequence ATGAAGATAACTCTACTGGTAATAGGCAAAACTGATGAGGAATACCTGAACAAAGGCATCAGCATTTACACCAGCCGCTTATCGCATTACATTAAATTCGGGATGGTTGAAATTCTGCCTCCGCGCAATTTCAGGCAGTTAAACCCACAGCAGCTGAAAGAGGCCGAAGGTAAATTGCTACTTCGTTATTTCGAAGATTCTGACCATGTTATTTTGCTCGACGAACAAGGAAAGCTTCCCACATCTGTTGAATTCTCAGGCATACTGCAAAAGCACATGAATGCTGGCGTCAGACATCTGATGTTTGTGGTAGGAGGTGCTTTTGGCTTTTCAGATGAAGTATATCAGGCCGCAAAAAGTAAACTGTCGCTCTCTCCCATGACCTTTTCTCATCAGATGGTCAGGCTGTTTTTTACCGAACAACTCTACCGTGCGTTTACTATTCTGAGAAATGAACCATACCACAACAATTAA
- a CDS encoding PQQ-binding-like beta-propeller repeat protein: MRKQILLMFALISSAFLANAQDEMPTVWESRMDHKIQYTGTGTEERGYSYAASDKEITVFDNATGKARWSKRFKEIAPKLGKIDEIIPFWESDIIFLFDRKLGKDQIACIEMVNGNFLWSTDKYQDVDEENVVYIPEEQSFAISLKKELVFIKAQTGEERWSTTKFKGVVGKYVYLPEGYLITVNFVPSSLGALFTGFKNQIAKINVKNGDIVWENTYIGRAERKVISRDFLYDLDVEGDKVVLRMNGYQVYDLKTGASVWSAAFDYTPDGIAGRPANAKKFGVYGGVADPVRVGNDLYILDMSNKRNQYLKKYDANSGKLLWTSPEIKDARAIPNMYVMGDKIVLQIGGAVEAQAYIYKRTNNADGSVTIYEEWRIWYPNVKPNGVQAFSTTDGKLVWDSERFRKGITNMIDAGDRVIVSSGKALYSMDISNGNEFYEVPVAKGGVGNAQLIFPYRDMVAVVGEKGVSTFKMNNGDLVGSGKYKTSQLEDKFENIVIMKTEGADIAAFDLNTNTYLQFNARKGATTTLSIDGKYVYVYENKTVTKVKTSK, from the coding sequence ATGAGAAAGCAGATTTTACTGATGTTTGCACTGATAAGCAGTGCGTTCCTGGCCAACGCGCAGGATGAGATGCCCACCGTTTGGGAGTCAAGAATGGATCATAAGATTCAGTACACCGGAACAGGAACAGAAGAGCGGGGTTACAGCTATGCCGCTTCTGATAAGGAAATTACTGTTTTTGACAATGCAACCGGCAAAGCCAGGTGGTCGAAAAGGTTTAAGGAAATTGCCCCTAAACTTGGAAAAATCGACGAGATTATTCCGTTTTGGGAGTCTGATATTATTTTCCTCTTCGACCGGAAGCTGGGTAAAGATCAAATTGCCTGTATTGAAATGGTCAACGGAAATTTTCTCTGGTCCACTGATAAATATCAGGATGTTGACGAAGAAAATGTGGTTTACATTCCCGAAGAGCAAAGCTTTGCTATTTCGCTGAAGAAGGAGCTGGTATTTATTAAAGCACAAACCGGAGAAGAAAGATGGTCGACCACAAAATTTAAAGGTGTGGTTGGTAAATATGTTTATCTGCCCGAAGGTTACCTGATTACGGTGAATTTTGTACCAAGTTCACTGGGCGCACTGTTTACCGGTTTTAAAAACCAGATTGCCAAAATCAATGTAAAAAACGGAGATATTGTCTGGGAAAATACCTATATCGGCAGGGCTGAGCGTAAAGTTATCTCGCGCGATTTCTTGTACGACCTGGATGTTGAAGGCGATAAAGTGGTACTTCGCATGAATGGTTATCAGGTTTATGATCTGAAAACCGGAGCCAGTGTCTGGTCAGCCGCTTTTGATTATACACCTGATGGAATTGCAGGCCGCCCGGCCAATGCCAAAAAGTTTGGCGTTTACGGAGGTGTTGCTGATCCTGTAAGGGTAGGCAACGATTTGTATATTCTCGATATGTCGAACAAGCGCAATCAGTATCTTAAAAAGTATGATGCCAATTCGGGTAAGTTGCTCTGGACTTCACCTGAAATTAAAGATGCAAGAGCTATCCCGAATATGTATGTAATGGGCGATAAGATTGTGTTACAAATTGGAGGTGCCGTTGAGGCGCAGGCATATATTTATAAACGAACCAACAATGCCGATGGCTCTGTTACCATTTATGAAGAATGGCGTATCTGGTATCCCAATGTGAAACCTAATGGAGTTCAGGCTTTCAGCACTACTGATGGTAAGCTCGTTTGGGACTCCGAACGTTTCCGCAAGGGAATTACCAATATGATTGATGCCGGCGACCGTGTGATTGTTTCAAGTGGCAAGGCTTTGTACTCTATGGATATTTCTAATGGCAACGAGTTCTATGAAGTTCCTGTAGCCAAAGGCGGCGTGGGTAATGCACAGCTTATTTTCCCTTACAGGGATATGGTTGCCGTGGTTGGCGAAAAAGGTGTGTCAACATTCAAAATGAACAACGGCGATTTGGTTGGAAGCGGTAAGTATAAAACCTCACAACTTGAAGACAAATTTGAAAATATTGTGATAATGAAAACGGAAGGAGCTGATATTGCAGCGTTTGACCTCAATACCAACACTTATCTTCAGTTTAACGCACGCAAAGGGGCTACCACTACATTGTCCATAGACGGTAAGTACGTTTATGTGTATGAGAATAAAACAGTTACGAAGGTAAAGACTTCGAAATAA